In Roseomonas fluvialis, one genomic interval encodes:
- a CDS encoding DUF4345 domain-containing protein gives MLPIAIRLAALVPIVAGGGGALFGPALLGEAAGPATASHLRYLSGLLLGLGLLAWWCAGALAQRRVVFEALCAMVVLGGTARLVGLLADGAPPWPHLAALGMELVVVPALWVALQARWACAATMPAARMAGDGAHGAGLDAAGSLGQKAERRRGDAAGRERA, from the coding sequence ATGCTCCCCATCGCCATCCGCCTGGCCGCCCTGGTGCCGATCGTCGCGGGCGGCGGTGGCGCGCTGTTCGGGCCGGCCCTCCTGGGCGAGGCGGCCGGGCCGGCGACCGCGAGCCACCTGCGCTACCTCTCCGGCCTGCTGCTCGGCCTGGGCCTGCTGGCGTGGTGGTGCGCCGGCGCGCTGGCGCAGCGTCGCGTAGTGTTCGAGGCACTCTGCGCCATGGTGGTGCTGGGTGGCACCGCGCGCCTGGTCGGCTTGCTGGCCGACGGCGCCCCGCCCTGGCCGCATCTGGCCGCCCTCGGTATGGAACTGGTCGTCGTGCCGGCGCTATGGGTCGCGCTGCAGGCCCGCTGGGCGTGCGCGGCGACCATGCCCGCCGCGCGGATGGCGGGCGATGGCGCGCATGGCGCGGGGCTCGACGCGGCCGGGTCGCTCGGCCAGAAAGCGGAGCGGCGCCGAGGCGACGCCGCAGGAAGGGAGCGTGCATGA
- a CDS encoding tetratricopeptide repeat protein, whose protein sequence is MPPRSAARLPCVVLAAILTQQLPARAQSGFAEAAAWCARRDPTTPVERAIAGCTWLVRSSMLEPRNISIALANRGYYLAQVLHRHQDALRDYDEAVRIDPTNAIALNGRGTVRSDLGDRIGAMVDYDAAIHFDPRSRDAYNNRGNQRRAQGDLNGAIADYDQALRLNPRNAHAPANRCIVRHRIRERVQAQADCAAAIEAAAHDNPWPHTARAGLALLDGDAQAAAEDAN, encoded by the coding sequence ATGCCACCACGCAGTGCCGCGCGCCTTCCATGCGTCGTCCTGGCGGCGATCCTGACCCAACAGCTGCCCGCCCGGGCGCAATCGGGCTTCGCCGAGGCCGCAGCCTGGTGCGCGCGGCGCGACCCGACCACGCCTGTGGAGCGCGCCATCGCCGGGTGTACCTGGCTGGTCCGCTCGAGCATGCTCGAACCACGCAACATCTCGATCGCGCTCGCCAATCGCGGCTACTACCTCGCGCAGGTGCTGCACCGGCACCAGGACGCGCTGCGCGACTACGACGAGGCGGTCAGGATCGACCCGACCAATGCCATCGCGTTGAATGGCCGCGGCACGGTCCGCAGCGACCTCGGCGACCGGATCGGCGCCATGGTCGACTACGATGCCGCCATCCACTTCGACCCGCGCAGCCGCGACGCCTACAACAACCGCGGCAACCAGCGCCGTGCACAGGGCGACCTGAACGGCGCGATCGCCGACTACGACCAGGCACTACGGCTCAACCCTCGCAACGCCCACGCCCCGGCCAATCGCTGCATCGTCCGCCACAGGATTCGGGAAAGAGTGCAGGCGCAGGCGGATTGCGCCGCAGCGATCGAAGCCGCGGCCCACGACAATCCCTGGCCGCACACGGCCCGCGCCGGGCTGGCGCTGCTCGACGGCGATGCGCAAGCCGCGGCCGAGGACGCCAACTAG
- a CDS encoding bleomycin resistance protein: MTRPVLVPELLVTDLDASLRFWRDICGFAVLYDRPEDGFACIERDGARLMLDRLGTTRDWVAAPLERPFGRGMNLEIAVDAVDPLLSACAAAGWPLFLAAEEKSYRIGAAAARVRQFIVQDPDGYLVRFSQRLAG; encoded by the coding sequence ATGACGCGCCCGGTGCTGGTGCCCGAACTGCTGGTCACGGACCTTGATGCGAGCCTGCGCTTCTGGCGCGACATCTGCGGCTTCGCGGTGCTCTACGACCGCCCCGAGGATGGCTTCGCCTGCATCGAGCGCGACGGCGCGCGTCTCATGCTCGACCGGCTGGGCACCACGCGGGACTGGGTGGCCGCGCCGCTGGAACGCCCTTTCGGCCGGGGCATGAACCTCGAAATCGCGGTCGATGCCGTGGACCCGCTGCTGTCCGCCTGCGCCGCCGCCGGCTGGCCGCTATTCCTGGCGGCGGAAGAAAAATCCTACCGAATCGGCGCGGCCGCGGCGCGGGTGCGGCAGTTCATCGTGCAGGATCCGGACGGCTACCTGGTGCGGTTCTCGCAGCGCCTGGCAGGCTGA
- the thiE gene encoding thiamine phosphate synthase, which yields MTKGDGGSGGSRLYLITPPKLDPVAFRETLAAALDAGDVACLQLRLKDASPDDVKRAVDALMPVAHAHDVAFILNDDAILAHRLGCDGAHLGQSDGDHAGARMLLDGKILGITCHASRHLAMTAGEQGADYVAFGAFFPTDTKETVHTAGTDLLEWWSEMMEIPCVAIGGIMAQNCAPLVRAGADFLAVVGAVWNHPDGAPAGVRAMNAAIDAA from the coding sequence ATGACGAAGGGCGATGGCGGTAGCGGCGGGTCCCGGCTCTATCTGATCACCCCGCCGAAGCTCGATCCCGTCGCCTTCCGCGAGACGCTGGCCGCCGCGCTGGACGCCGGCGACGTCGCCTGCCTGCAGCTGCGCCTGAAGGATGCGTCGCCCGATGACGTGAAGCGCGCCGTGGACGCGCTGATGCCCGTGGCCCATGCCCACGATGTCGCCTTCATCCTGAACGACGACGCCATCCTGGCGCATCGCCTGGGCTGCGACGGCGCGCATCTCGGGCAATCCGACGGCGACCATGCCGGGGCCCGGATGCTGCTGGATGGAAAGATCCTCGGCATCACCTGCCATGCCTCGCGCCACCTCGCTATGACGGCCGGCGAACAGGGTGCCGACTACGTTGCCTTCGGCGCGTTCTTTCCCACCGACACGAAGGAGACGGTGCACACTGCCGGAACCGACCTGCTGGAATGGTGGTCCGAGATGATGGAGATCCCGTGTGTGGCGATCGGCGGCATCATGGCACAGAACTGCGCCCCGCTGGTGCGCGCAGGGGCGGATTTCCTGGCGGTGGTCGGCGCCGTGTGGAACCACCCCGACGGTGCCCCCGCGGGCGTGCGCGCCATGAACGCGGCCATTGACGCGGCATGA